The following coding sequences lie in one Zingiber officinale cultivar Zhangliang chromosome 2B, Zo_v1.1, whole genome shotgun sequence genomic window:
- the LOC122045590 gene encoding pentatricopeptide repeat-containing protein At5g02860-like, which yields MADKLSLSVPVPLRLPAPPPSNPKPLFPSSLPPPPTSPLTPLLHQHLLHPPTPNPNPNPSTALRHPRLASSRKPRLGKSHDPNRGLPWSVHPNSSQRTHRILHSLLHSPSHPPPDLDDLLRPLSPSLDPDSPLHPFLTDLLALIEGLDFHRHTDTALAVFDWARRTLGDRRLFSFSLSGSTGSPLFPVVISILGRQNRLDDAAALLQCLREHGSSSDVFTFTSLITAYARKARYREALAVYTYMQADGCKPTIVTYNVVLNVYSNLFVPWSKATALVDAMIDDGISPDRYTYNTLISCCRRGSLYEEATEIVREMKAKGVAPDNVTYNALLDVYGKSRKHSEALGVLQEMEANGFCPSIVTYNSLISSFAKDGILDKAMDLKEKMEAKGIKPDVFTYTTLISGFEKAGKDELALRMFEEMESKGCKPNLCTFNALIKMHGNRGRFTEMMRVFEEMRCSRFKPDIVTWNSLMAVFGQNGMDSEVSGIFKEMKKAGFVPERDTYNTLISAYSRCGSFDQAIEIYKRMVAAGIGPDLSTYNAILAALARGGLWEQAEKMLAEMKDGRCKPNELTYCSLLHAYANGKAINRMRALSEDIYSRKIILPDNILLKTLVLVNSKSHLLVETERAFAELKKRGCSPDITTLNAMVSIYGKRQMVSKVDEILKYMRASGVTPSLTTYNSLINMCSKLGDCERSEKILNEIKMKVGRPDLYSYNTVIYAYGRQGRMKDASRIFAQLQASGLRPDIVTYNTFVTSYVANSMFVEAIDLVRYMMKSDCKPNGNTYNSIIDGYCKQGQKDEACAFISKLQQISGISKDEQQRLLERIAKHTS from the coding sequence ATGGCGGATAAGCTATCCCTCTCCGTCCCCGTCCCACTCCGACTGCCCGCCCCTCCGCCTTCCAACCCTAAACCACTCTTCCCCTCTTCCCTTCCTCCTCCCCCGACTTCCCCCCTCACTCCTCTTCTCCATCAACACCTCCTCCATCCCCCAACCCCAAACCCTAACCCCAACCCCTCTACTGCCCTTCGCCACCCTCGCCTCGCCTCCTCCCGCAAACCTCGCCTCGGCAAGTCCCACGATCCCAACCGCGGCCTCCCGTGGTCCGTACACCCGAACTCCTCTCAACGCACCCACCGCATCCTCCACTCCCTCCTCCACTCGCCCTCCCACCCGCCCCCTGACCTCGATGACCTCCTTCGCCCCCTCTCCCCCTCCCTTGATCCAGACTCCCCTCTCCATCCCTTCCTCACTGATCTCCTCGCCCTCATTGAGGGCCTCGACTTCCATCGCCACACCGACACTGCCCTCGCTGTCTTTGACTGGGCTCGCCGTACGCTCGGTGACCGCcgcctcttctccttttctttgtcTGGGAGTACTGGTAGCCCCCTGTTCCCTGTCGTCATCTCCATCCTCGGGCGCCAGAACCGCCTCGATGATGCCGCCGCCCTTCTCCAGTGCCTCCGGGAACACGGCTCCTCATCCGACGTCTTCACCTTCACCTCGCTGATAACTGCCTATGCCCGCAAGGCAAGGTACCGGGAAGCGCTAGCTGTTTACACCTACATGCAGGCCGATGGCTGCAAGCCCACCATCGTCACCTACAACGTCGTCCTTAACGTGTACAGCAACCTGTTCGTGCCGTGGTCCAAGGCCACTGCGTTAGTAGATGCCATGATAGACGATGGGATTTCGCCAGATAGGTACACCTATAACACTCTCATCAGCTGCTGCCGTCGTGGGTCTCTATACGAGGAGGCAACCGAGATTGTTAGAGAGATGAAAGCCAAAGGCGTGGCTCCAGATAATGTCACCTACAACGCTCTCCTTGACGTCTATGGGAAGTCACGGAAACATTCAGAGGCATTGGGTGTGCTTCAGGAGATGGAAGCGAATGGATTCTGCCCCAGCATCGTTACCTATAACTCTCTGATCTCTTCATTCGCAAAAGATGGAATCTTGGACAAAGCAATGGATCTCAAGGAGAAGATGGAAGCTAAAGGGATAAAACCTGATGTTTTCACCTACACAACTTTAATTTCTGGGTTTGAGAAAGCCGGTAAGGATGAGCTTGCGTTAAGGATGTTCGAAGAAATGGAGAGCAAGGGCTGCAAGCCAAACTTGTGCACCTTCAATGCTCTAATAAAGATGCATGGTAATCGAGGGAGATTCACGGAGATGATGAGGGTCTTTGAGGAGATGAGATGCAGCAGGTTTAAGCCAGATATTGTAACTTGGAACTCACTGATGGCAGTCTTTGGACAAAATGGCATGGACTCTGAGGTATCTGGAATTTTCAAGGAGATGAAAAAAGCAGGTTTTGTCCCTGAGAGGGACACATACAACACCTTGATCAGTGCTTACAGTCGCTGTGGCTCATTTGACCAAGCTATAGAGATCTATAAAAGGATGGTTGCGGCTGGGATTGGACCTGATCTTTCAACCTACAATGCTATACTAGCTGCACTTGCTCGAGGAGGGCTTTGGGAACAAGCAGAAAAGATGCTTGCAGAGATGAAGGATGGGCGTTGCAAGCCTAATGAACTCACATATTGTTCATTGCTCCATGCTTATGCCAACGGGAAAGCAATAAATCGAATGCGTGCTTTATCAGAAGACATATACTCAAGGAAGATTATTCTGCCAGACAACATACTCTTAAAAACACTGGTTTTGGTAAACAGCAAGAGTCATCTTCTAGTAGAAACAGAGCGAGCTTTTGCAGAGCTGAAGAAGAGAGGATGTTCTCCTGATATCACCACATTGAATGCCATGGTCTCAATCTATGGAAAAAGGCAAATGGTTTCAAAAGTAGATGAGATACTCAAATACATGAGAGCCAGTGGTGTTACCCCAAGTTTGACAACCTACAATAGTTTGATTAACATGTGCAGCAAGCTAGGAGACTGTGAGAGAAGTGAAAAAATTCTTAATGAAATCAAGATGAAAGTTGGACGACCTGATCTTTATTCTTATAACACTGTCATTTATGCTTATGGCAGGCAAGGCCGCATGAAAGATGCATCAAGGATATTCGCACAATTGCAGGCTTCTGGTCTGAGGCCTGACATTGTAACTTACAATACCTTTGTTACAAGTTATGTAGCCAACTCAATGTTTGTAGAAGCTATTGATCTAGTTCGTTACATGATGAAGAGTGATTGCAAACCAAACGGGAATACCTACAATTCTATTATAGATGGGTACTGCAAGCAGGGTCAGAAAGATGAAGCATGTGCTTTCATATCCAAACTTCAGCAAATTAGTGGAATCTCTAAAGATGAGCAACAGAGGTTATTGGAAAGAATTGCAAAACATACTTCGTAA